In a single window of the Ruminococcus albus 7 = DSM 20455 genome:
- a CDS encoding TrmH family RNA methyltransferase, translating into MVITSKDNPKIKQLSKLYSNRRYRRETGLFVIEGIRGCVDALVDDTLNGGMMEIEGIYYLEEIFEDICDEYKPMLMSLDERKRFIITKDIADKISDTDSCQGIFVVAKMLDKPFTEDKLKKGGKYLVLDELQDPGNLGTMIRTSDAVGLDGIVLTGNCVDLYNPKTVRSAVGSMPRVDIFVEKDFERVIEAFRLKDIPTAAAVINGGTEIRQYDFSKGCAVVIGNEGRGLMHDHAEMCSHKVTIAMHGHIDSLNAATAATIFLWEMTRQEG; encoded by the coding sequence ATGGTCATCACATCGAAGGACAACCCGAAGATAAAGCAGCTGTCGAAGCTGTATTCAAACCGCAGATACCGCCGTGAAACAGGGCTTTTCGTAATTGAGGGCATAAGGGGCTGTGTAGATGCGCTGGTCGATGATACTCTTAACGGCGGAATGATGGAGATAGAGGGCATATACTATCTCGAGGAGATATTTGAGGATATCTGTGATGAGTACAAGCCCATGCTCATGTCACTGGATGAGCGCAAAAGGTTCATCATCACGAAGGACATAGCAGACAAGATAAGCGATACGGACAGCTGTCAGGGTATATTCGTGGTAGCGAAGATGCTCGATAAGCCTTTTACGGAGGATAAACTCAAAAAGGGCGGCAAATACCTGGTACTGGACGAGCTTCAGGACCCCGGCAATCTGGGTACGATGATACGTACCTCGGATGCGGTGGGACTTGACGGCATAGTGCTGACGGGCAACTGCGTTGACCTCTACAACCCGAAAACGGTACGCTCTGCGGTGGGAAGTATGCCGAGGGTCGATATCTTCGTTGAAAAGGACTTTGAGAGGGTCATAGAGGCTTTCAGACTGAAAGACATACCCACAGCGGCGGCTGTCATAAACGGCGGCACTGAGATAAGGCAGTATGACTTCTCAAAGGGCTGCGCTGTTGTCATAGGCAACGAAGGCAGAGGACTGATGCATGACCATGCAGAGATGTGCAGCCATAAGGTAACTATAGCTATGCACGGACATATCGACTCGCTGAATGCGGCTACGGCAGCTACTATCTTCCTGTGGGAGATGACTAGACAGGAGGGCTGA
- a CDS encoding DNA-processing protein DprA, producing the protein MDRYISLMWLEMVLGTGGRRLWQIMEKTDDPAKLCERILSGDTELLTAGEKEKAERISTDEAERIISLAREQGQRVAAIGDEDYPKRWYGLDDAPALVFCRGDIKALNESTVIHTAGTREPSKYTLSLIDVLCADLALRGFAISCGLAEGSDTRTAEAVLGRGGKVIAVYPTSLENEYPKNAGDIKERVAQSGLLISEYPPGYKGRMNFQRRNRLAVALASAVVITEAAEDSKGLDNAERALDTGLPVLVVPPHLLYSGRYSGQRDLLRKGCIPIFDGSDAVRVLAERHEISPEGYGLKVGTENAQAVSKQEKAPKKPARELNSTESTIYDLLKENGAMSLDEITARSGLSVMEVLTCMTGLELAGIAVSLPGKRYELDS; encoded by the coding sequence ATGGACAGATACATCAGCCTGATGTGGCTGGAAATGGTCTTGGGCACAGGCGGCAGACGTCTTTGGCAGATAATGGAAAAGACCGATGATCCTGCTAAGCTGTGCGAACGGATACTTTCTGGGGACACAGAACTGCTGACCGCGGGCGAAAAGGAAAAGGCGGAGCGGATAAGCACTGATGAAGCCGAAAGGATCATATCCCTTGCAAGAGAACAGGGACAGAGGGTGGCAGCCATAGGTGACGAGGACTATCCGAAAAGGTGGTACGGACTTGATGATGCGCCTGCGCTGGTATTCTGCCGCGGTGATATAAAAGCGCTGAACGAGAGTACGGTGATACATACTGCAGGTACGAGAGAGCCTTCAAAATACACCCTGTCGCTGATAGATGTGCTTTGTGCCGATCTTGCACTGAGGGGATTCGCGATATCCTGCGGACTGGCTGAGGGTTCGGACACACGGACGGCTGAGGCTGTACTCGGCAGAGGCGGCAAAGTAATAGCGGTATACCCCACATCACTTGAAAACGAGTACCCGAAGAATGCAGGTGACATCAAGGAAAGAGTGGCACAGAGCGGTCTGCTGATAAGCGAATATCCTCCCGGATACAAGGGGCGCATGAACTTTCAGCGGCGCAACAGGCTGGCTGTGGCACTGGCTTCTGCTGTAGTGATAACGGAAGCCGCCGAGGACAGCAAAGGGCTTGATAATGCTGAACGCGCCTTGGATACAGGTCTGCCTGTGCTTGTAGTACCTCCCCATCTGCTGTACAGCGGCAGATACTCGGGTCAAAGGGATCTGCTGAGAAAAGGCTGCATACCAATATTCGACGGCAGTGATGCTGTAAGGGTGCTGGCGGAAAGACATGAGATATCCCCTGAGGGGTATGGGCTGAAAGTTGGTACGGAGAATGCACAGGCTGTCAGTAAGCAGGAGAAAGCTCCCAAAAAGCCCGCACGCGAGCTTAACAGCACTGAAAGTACCATATACGATCTTCTCAAAGAAAACGGGGCTATGTCCCTTGATGAGATAACAGCAAGGAGCGGACTGTCCGTGATGGAGGTGCTGACCTGTATGACAGGTCTTGAACTGGCGGGGATAGCGGTATCGCTCCCCGGAAAAAGATACGAACTGGATTCATGA
- the topA gene encoding type I DNA topoisomerase, whose amino-acid sequence MSDLVIVESPHKAKTVKRYLSGDYEVVASMGHLRDLPKSKLGVDIENDFEPQYINIKDKESLIKEIKKKAKASDHVYLAGDPDREGEAISWHLAQLLGLDMNDKNRVTFNEITKSGIDAGMSNPRTIDLNLVNAQQARRILDRIVGYKLSPFLWRKIRRGLSAGRVQSVAVKMICDRENEIRAFVSQEYWSIDAMFLAEGSKKAFASKVDTVDGAKPDLKSKADADAVLKRLEGAEFIVDKVKKSVRKKNPAAPFTTSTLQQEASRRLGFQGRRTMKAAQELYEGLDIKDMGPTGLITYMRTDSLRISDEARAAAYDFIKEKYGDAYIPEKPRVYKTKGSAQDAHEAIRPTNPAITPELVKASGVTNDQYKLYKLIWERFIASQMANCTMDTMSVDIAANGVMFKATGYSVKFDGFTVLYEESKDEEEEKKNVLPPLAKGDKLTPKEILGNQHFTQPPPRYTEATLVKAFEETGIGRPSTYVTTVTTIINRNYVERDGKQLKPTSLGEVTNELMSEHFDKIVDVKFTANMEKSLDDIESGKIGWVKTLQKFYKEFDSELGTAEKEMEGKRVKVPDEATDEICEVCGKPMVIKIGRFGKFMACSGFPDCKNTKRIVQETGGDCPFCGKRVLLKKSKKGKKYYGCENNPECSFMTWDIPTEEKCPRCGSTLFQKGGKNGILICHKQDCGYQRSLSGESAGSEE is encoded by the coding sequence TTGTCAGATCTTGTAATTGTAGAGTCGCCACACAAGGCGAAGACGGTAAAAAGATACCTCAGCGGTGATTATGAGGTCGTTGCATCTATGGGACACCTCAGGGATCTGCCTAAATCCAAGCTGGGTGTCGATATAGAGAACGATTTTGAACCGCAGTATATAAACATCAAGGATAAGGAGAGCCTTATCAAGGAAATAAAGAAAAAAGCCAAGGCAAGCGATCATGTATACCTCGCAGGAGACCCTGACCGCGAAGGAGAGGCTATAAGCTGGCATCTGGCACAGCTGCTGGGGCTGGATATGAACGACAAGAACCGCGTGACTTTCAATGAGATAACCAAGAGCGGTATTGATGCGGGAATGAGCAATCCCCGTACCATAGACCTGAATCTCGTTAATGCGCAGCAGGCAAGACGTATACTTGACAGGATAGTGGGCTACAAGCTGTCCCCTTTCCTGTGGAGGAAGATACGCCGCGGACTAAGCGCAGGACGTGTACAGTCCGTTGCGGTGAAGATGATATGCGACAGGGAAAATGAGATACGTGCTTTCGTATCACAGGAGTACTGGTCGATAGATGCGATGTTCCTTGCTGAGGGCAGCAAAAAAGCATTTGCATCGAAGGTGGATACAGTTGACGGCGCCAAGCCTGACCTGAAAAGCAAGGCTGATGCTGATGCTGTGCTGAAAAGGCTTGAGGGCGCAGAGTTCATCGTTGACAAAGTGAAGAAGAGCGTGCGCAAGAAGAACCCTGCCGCACCTTTCACTACTTCAACATTACAGCAGGAAGCTTCAAGAAGACTGGGATTTCAGGGCAGACGTACCATGAAGGCGGCACAGGAGCTGTATGAAGGTCTTGATATCAAGGATATGGGCCCTACGGGTCTTATAACCTACATGAGAACAGACAGCCTGCGTATCTCCGACGAAGCAAGGGCAGCAGCCTATGATTTCATCAAGGAGAAGTACGGCGATGCATATATCCCCGAAAAGCCAAGGGTATACAAGACCAAGGGCAGTGCGCAGGATGCTCACGAGGCTATACGTCCCACAAACCCTGCCATTACCCCCGAGCTTGTAAAGGCGAGCGGTGTCACCAATGACCAGTACAAGCTTTACAAGCTTATCTGGGAGAGATTCATAGCTTCGCAGATGGCTAACTGCACTATGGATACCATGTCGGTGGATATAGCGGCTAACGGCGTTATGTTCAAGGCTACGGGCTATTCGGTGAAGTTTGACGGCTTTACCGTACTTTATGAGGAGAGCAAGGACGAAGAGGAAGAGAAGAAGAACGTACTTCCTCCGCTGGCAAAAGGCGATAAGCTGACTCCCAAGGAGATACTGGGCAACCAGCACTTCACACAGCCGCCCCCGAGGTATACCGAAGCTACCCTTGTAAAGGCATTCGAGGAAACAGGCATAGGCAGACCTTCAACCTACGTTACCACGGTGACTACCATCATCAACCGCAACTACGTTGAGCGTGACGGCAAACAGCTGAAGCCCACAAGTCTTGGAGAAGTTACCAATGAGCTGATGAGCGAGCATTTCGACAAGATAGTTGATGTGAAGTTCACGGCGAACATGGAAAAGAGCCTTGACGATATCGAAAGCGGAAAGATAGGCTGGGTAAAGACCTTGCAGAAGTTCTACAAGGAGTTCGACAGCGAGCTCGGTACGGCTGAAAAGGAGATGGAGGGCAAGCGCGTGAAAGTCCCCGATGAAGCCACAGATGAGATATGCGAGGTCTGCGGAAAGCCTATGGTCATAAAGATAGGCAGATTCGGCAAGTTCATGGCGTGCTCGGGATTCCCCGATTGCAAGAACACCAAGAGGATAGTTCAGGAAACAGGCGGCGACTGTCCCTTCTGCGGAAAGAGGGTACTGCTGAAGAAATCCAAGAAGGGCAAGAAGTACTACGGCTGTGAGAACAATCCCGAATGTTCATTCATGACATGGGATATACCCACCGAGGAGAAATGTCCCAGATGCGGAAGTACACTGTTCCAGAAGGGCGGAAAGAACGGCATACTCATCTGCCACAAGCAGGATTGCGGCTACCAGAGAAGCCTTTCGGGCGAGAGTGCAGGCAGTGAGGAATAA
- a CDS encoding GNAT family N-acetyltransferase, which translates to MDIRRAKRADEVYLNELYAQLEKDAVFYQPQHFVMSEKGARICDELFDSERQAVFAAEDNGEVVGFIHVKLLASKDIPCLRPEINVYIQDMVVSEKYRNKGIGTQLMETAKEYGRKNGASFVRTQVFPMNEDGLRFYRRNGFAETMITIECPLD; encoded by the coding sequence GTGGATATACGCAGGGCAAAAAGGGCAGATGAGGTGTACCTGAACGAATTGTATGCTCAGCTGGAAAAGGACGCGGTGTTCTATCAGCCGCAGCATTTCGTTATGAGTGAAAAGGGTGCACGGATATGTGATGAACTGTTTGACAGTGAAAGGCAGGCTGTATTCGCGGCGGAGGACAACGGCGAAGTTGTCGGATTTATCCATGTGAAGCTGCTTGCATCTAAGGATATACCCTGCCTCAGACCCGAGATCAATGTGTATATACAGGACATGGTAGTTTCTGAAAAATACAGGAACAAAGGCATAGGCACACAGCTTATGGAAACTGCAAAAGAATACGGAAGAAAAAACGGTGCGTCATTCGTGCGCACGCAGGTATTCCCGATGAATGAAGACGGTCTGCGGTTTTACCGCAGGAACGGATTCGCAGAAACTATGATAACGATAGAATGTCCGTTGGACTGA
- the trmFO gene encoding methylenetetrahydrofolate--tRNA-(uracil(54)-C(5))-methyltransferase (FADH(2)-oxidizing) TrmFO encodes MSDKVKVIGAGLAGCEAAWQLARAGIDVELFEMKPKKFTPAHKYKGFAELVCSNSLKADRVESAAGMLKEEMRRLGSVTMECAEEARVSAGGALAVDREKFSDAVTERIRNNEHITVIEEEVTEIPDGNVIIATGPLTSDGLAESIGKLCGEYLYFHDAAAPIVTFDSIDMEKAFFASRYGRGDADYINCPMDREEYERFYNELINAESAPLKEHDKEHFAKDGFKVYEGCMPVEVLAKRGEDTLRFGPLKPVGLRDPRTDKRPWAVVQLRAENTAGSMYNLVGFQTNLKFGEQKRVFSLIPGLENAEFMRYGVMHRNTFINSPKLLNEQFNMRERPSLYFAGQMTGVEGYIESAASGIFAGLNMARQIQGLSPVSLPETTMLGALSKYISSPDTENFQPMGCNMGILPEWGERIKDKKLKYKLLAERGLADLDRCIAEL; translated from the coding sequence ATGAGTGATAAAGTAAAAGTAATAGGTGCAGGGCTTGCAGGATGCGAAGCTGCATGGCAGCTGGCGAGAGCGGGCATAGATGTTGAGCTTTTTGAGATGAAGCCCAAAAAGTTCACACCTGCGCATAAATACAAGGGCTTCGCGGAACTGGTATGCTCCAATTCGCTGAAAGCCGACAGAGTTGAATCGGCGGCAGGTATGCTTAAAGAGGAGATGCGCAGACTCGGTTCAGTGACGATGGAATGTGCCGAGGAAGCAAGAGTTTCCGCAGGCGGTGCACTGGCGGTGGACAGAGAGAAGTTCTCAGACGCTGTTACCGAGCGCATACGGAACAATGAGCATATCACTGTCATCGAGGAGGAAGTGACGGAGATACCCGACGGGAATGTGATAATCGCTACGGGTCCCCTGACCTCTGACGGTCTGGCTGAGAGCATTGGAAAACTCTGCGGAGAGTATCTGTACTTTCACGATGCGGCTGCACCTATCGTGACATTTGACAGCATAGATATGGAAAAGGCATTCTTTGCTTCACGCTACGGCAGGGGCGATGCGGATTACATAAACTGTCCCATGGACAGGGAGGAGTACGAGCGTTTCTACAACGAACTCATCAACGCCGAGAGCGCACCGCTGAAAGAGCATGACAAAGAGCATTTCGCAAAGGACGGCTTCAAGGTATACGAGGGCTGTATGCCTGTTGAAGTGCTGGCAAAGCGCGGCGAGGATACACTTCGCTTCGGACCGCTGAAACCTGTGGGACTGAGAGACCCGAGGACAGATAAGCGACCCTGGGCGGTGGTACAGCTGAGGGCTGAGAACACTGCTGGGAGTATGTACAATCTGGTAGGCTTCCAGACAAATCTTAAATTCGGTGAGCAGAAGAGAGTATTCTCGCTTATACCCGGTCTTGAAAATGCAGAGTTCATGCGCTACGGTGTCATGCACAGGAACACTTTCATAAATTCCCCTAAACTGCTGAACGAGCAGTTCAATATGAGGGAGAGACCCTCCCTTTACTTCGCAGGGCAGATGACAGGTGTAGAGGGCTATATCGAGAGTGCGGCAAGCGGAATATTCGCAGGGCTTAATATGGCAAGGCAGATACAGGGACTTTCCCCCGTGAGCCTGCCCGAGACAACCATGCTTGGGGCACTCAGCAAGTATATAAGCTCCCCCGATACCGAAAACTTCCAGCCTATGGGCTGTAATATGGGCATACTACCCGAATGGGGAGAGAGAATAAAGGACAAGAAGCTTAAATACAAACTGCTGGCGGAGAGAGGTCTTGCAGACCTTGACAGATGCATAGCGGAGTTGTGA
- the plsX gene encoding phosphate acyltransferase PlsX has translation MNIVMDAFGGDNAPLEVIKGAVDAQRDFGVDITLVGDEKKIKDCAAKNSIDISALKIRHADTVIEICEEPTEVIKGKKDCSMAVGMQMLADGEGDAFVSAGSTGALVVGATFIVKRLKGIKRPALATILPTAGKPTMLLDSGANADCRPEMLVQFGIMGTAYMNKILGVDKPRVALANIGAEESKGRELELETYKQLKTAPVNFVGNIEARQLPLGDCDVCVADGFCGNLMLKLYEGMGKFFSGELKNIFKSSAKSKLAAVMVMKDINNFKKKIDYSEYGGAPLLGTAKPVIKAHGSSDAKAFYNAVRQAKQFTETGVIDMITDALAQMKKVQG, from the coding sequence ATGAACATAGTAATGGACGCATTCGGCGGTGACAACGCACCGCTGGAAGTCATCAAGGGCGCTGTTGACGCTCAGAGAGACTTCGGCGTGGATATAACACTGGTGGGCGATGAGAAGAAGATAAAGGACTGCGCTGCCAAAAACAGTATAGATATTTCGGCACTGAAGATACGCCATGCCGATACCGTTATAGAGATATGCGAAGAGCCTACCGAGGTCATCAAGGGCAAAAAGGATTGCTCAATGGCTGTGGGTATGCAGATGCTGGCTGACGGCGAAGGCGATGCTTTCGTATCAGCAGGCTCGACAGGTGCGCTGGTGGTCGGTGCTACATTCATCGTCAAGAGGCTAAAGGGCATCAAGCGCCCCGCACTGGCAACTATACTGCCTACCGCAGGCAAGCCTACAATGCTCCTGGACAGCGGCGCAAATGCAGACTGCCGCCCCGAGATGCTGGTACAGTTCGGCATAATGGGCACAGCTTATATGAACAAGATACTGGGCGTTGATAAGCCGAGGGTAGCACTGGCAAATATAGGCGCTGAGGAATCAAAGGGCAGAGAGCTGGAGCTGGAGACTTATAAGCAGCTGAAAACAGCTCCCGTGAACTTCGTGGGCAATATCGAAGCTAGACAGCTCCCTCTGGGCGACTGCGATGTATGTGTGGCTGACGGTTTCTGCGGAAACCTCATGCTGAAACTCTACGAGGGCATGGGCAAGTTCTTCTCAGGCGAGCTGAAAAATATATTCAAGAGCAGTGCAAAGAGCAAGCTGGCTGCTGTTATGGTAATGAAAGATATCAACAATTTCAAGAAGAAAATCGATTACTCCGAGTACGGCGGAGCTCCCCTGCTGGGTACAGCAAAGCCCGTTATAAAAGCTCACGGCAGTTCGGACGCAAAGGCATTCTACAACGCTGTAAGGCAGGCGAAACAGTTCACCGAGACAGGCGTTATCGATATGATAACCGATGCTCTCGCACAGATGAAGAAGGTGCAGGGATAA
- the rnc gene encoding ribonuclease III, with product MDEQKCLEAFQKKIGYHFKNEKLLYEALSHSSFANENKKQRHSNERLEFLGDSVLSIVVSDHIFEHFKHLPEGELTKLRASLVCEKALFEFSHKIELGKYIFLGKGEELTGGRERASIVSDAMEAVIAAIYLDGGLEAARKHIMNFLPKDLNPAHTDTFHDYKTVLQEIIQRNPEEKVEYFLKGEDGPDHDKRFTVQVKLNNNVIGEGIGRSKKNAEQNAAKEALALMGVKV from the coding sequence ATGGACGAGCAGAAGTGTCTGGAAGCCTTTCAGAAGAAGATAGGCTACCATTTCAAAAACGAAAAACTGCTGTATGAAGCGCTGTCACATTCAAGCTTTGCCAACGAGAACAAAAAACAGCGCCACAGCAACGAGCGTCTTGAATTTCTGGGAGATTCGGTGCTTTCGATAGTAGTATCAGACCACATCTTCGAGCATTTCAAGCATCTGCCCGAGGGTGAGCTGACAAAACTGAGAGCATCACTGGTATGTGAGAAAGCACTGTTTGAGTTTTCACACAAGATAGAGCTTGGCAAGTACATATTCCTCGGCAAGGGCGAGGAACTCACAGGCGGCAGAGAGCGTGCATCCATAGTATCCGATGCTATGGAAGCTGTTATCGCGGCGATATACCTCGACGGCGGACTTGAAGCGGCAAGAAAGCATATAATGAACTTTCTGCCAAAGGATCTGAATCCTGCGCACACAGATACGTTCCACGACTACAAGACAGTATTGCAGGAGATAATCCAGCGCAATCCCGAGGAAAAAGTAGAGTACTTTTTAAAGGGCGAGGACGGTCCCGACCATGACAAGAGATTCACGGTACAGGTGAAGCTGAACAACAACGTAATAGGCGAGGGCATAGGCAGGTCGAAGAAGAATGCCGAGCAGAATGCGGCTAAAGAAGCGTTGGCACTCATGGGAGTCAAGGTCTAA
- a CDS encoding elongator complex protein 3, with protein MHSNISIFVPHVGCPHKCAFCDQRTITGKQKLPHKEDVERACLQALGQVDDISDTEIAFFGGSFTAIPREYMLELLSAAYKFVGEGKFKGIRLSTRPDYINREVLDILKKYGVTSIELGAQSMSDEVLEANERGHTAEDVRQASRLIREYGFELGLQMMVGLYKSGHRQEDETFNEIMAIHPDTVRIYPVVILKHTRLAELLASGEYKPMSFDEVLSLSTRALGAFTEAGIKVIKCGLHASEFVENDMVGGFYHPAFRELCENRIYLMKMESALHDANSQGTTPNDMRVTFAVGKGCISKAVGQKKANIQGFEKLGIKVKITEDKDIPLYEVKLIGGLENV; from the coding sequence ATGCATAGCAACATATCAATATTCGTCCCCCATGTGGGCTGTCCGCATAAGTGCGCATTCTGTGACCAGCGGACTATCACGGGCAAGCAGAAACTCCCCCATAAAGAGGACGTTGAACGTGCCTGTCTGCAGGCACTTGGTCAGGTAGACGATATCAGTGATACCGAGATAGCATTCTTCGGGGGAAGCTTTACCGCTATACCCAGAGAGTATATGCTGGAACTGCTGAGCGCGGCATATAAGTTCGTGGGCGAAGGAAAGTTCAAAGGCATAAGGCTTTCGACGCGCCCCGACTATATCAACAGAGAAGTGCTGGATATCCTGAAAAAATACGGCGTTACTTCTATCGAACTGGGCGCACAGTCAATGTCCGATGAAGTGCTTGAAGCCAACGAAAGAGGTCATACCGCCGAGGACGTAAGACAGGCAAGCAGGCTTATCCGTGAGTACGGATTTGAACTTGGTCTGCAAATGATGGTGGGGCTTTACAAAAGCGGTCACCGGCAGGAGGACGAGACCTTTAACGAGATAATGGCTATCCACCCCGATACCGTCAGGATATATCCCGTGGTTATACTTAAACACACCCGCCTAGCTGAACTTCTGGCGAGCGGTGAGTATAAGCCTATGTCTTTCGATGAAGTTCTGTCACTCTCAACAAGGGCACTTGGGGCTTTCACGGAAGCAGGTATAAAAGTCATAAAGTGCGGTCTTCACGCAAGCGAGTTCGTTGAAAATGATATGGTGGGAGGTTTCTACCATCCTGCATTCAGGGAACTTTGCGAAAACAGGATATATCTCATGAAAATGGAGAGCGCTCTGCATGATGCAAACAGTCAAGGCACTACTCCAAATGATATGCGTGTGACTTTCGCCGTGGGCAAGGGCTGCATAAGTAAGGCGGTCGGTCAGAAAAAGGCGAATATACAGGGCTTTGAAAAGCTCGGTATAAAGGTGAAGATAACCGAGGATAAGGATATCCCGCTTTATGAAGTCAAGCTTATTGGCGGACTCGAAAATGTTTAA